In a single window of the Nilaparvata lugens isolate BPH chromosome 1, ASM1435652v1, whole genome shotgun sequence genome:
- the LOC111045373 gene encoding gastrula zinc finger protein XlCGF57.1-like isoform X3, which translates to MATVVVNSSQEPAPECSTAFAPTDNDFSQQHYLIPGYNLIFIKEEDSQDYISEEVDFGAVKSEAEMWPSISGTANATEVGGLDPHLISPVEKCTEPTVADKETKLYSCADCSYKSPWIYDLKRHIRTHTGETPFSCNFCDYKCATSGNLKVHIRSHTDEKPFSCNFCNYKCAQSSVLKIHIRTHTGVKPFSCEFCDFKCSQKSNLKLHIRTHTDEKPFSCNFCDYKFATSARLKVHIRTHTGEKPFSCKFCDYKCSQKSNLKLHIRTHTDEKPFSCNFCDYKCATSGNLKVHIRSHTDEKPFSCNFCDYKCATSGNLKVHIRSHTDEKPFSCNFCDYKCATSDYLKVHIRTHTDEKPFSCNFCDYKCATSAHLKVHISTHTGVKPLSCEFCDYKCSQKSSLKLHLRTHTDEKPFSCNFCDYKYSTSGNLKVHIRSHTRERPLAI; encoded by the exons ATGGCGACAGTTGTTGTAAATAGCAGCCAAGAACCAGCGCCAGAGTGCAGCACTGCATTCGCTCCAACCGATAATGACTTCAGCCAACAACATTATTTAATCCCTGGCTACAATTTAATATTCATCAAAGAAGAAG attCCCAAGATTACATTTCAGAAGAAGTTGACTTTGGCGCAGTGAAGAGTGAAGCAGAAATGTGGCCTTCTATCAGCGGCACTGCCAATGCAACAGAAGTGGGTGGACTGGATCCACATTTAATCTCTCCAGTGGAAAAGTGCACTGAGCCAACTGTGGCTGACAAAGAGACCAAGCTCTACAGCTGTGCCGACTGCAGCTATAAAAGTCCATGGATTTATGATTTGAAGAGACACATTAGAACACACACTGGGGAAACACCATTCAGTTGTAACTTCTGTGACTACAAATGTGCTACTTCAGGTAATTTGAAAGTACATATCAGATCACATACAG atGAAAAACCATTTAGTTGTAACTTTTGTAACTACAAATGTGCTCAATCAAGTGTTTTGAAGATACAcatcagaacacatactggtGTAAAACCATTCAGTTGCGAATTCTGTGACTTTAAATGTAGTCAGAAATCTAATTTGAAAttacatatcagaacacatacagatGAAAAACCATTTAGTTGTAACTTTTGTGACTACAAATTTGCTACTTCAGCCCGTTTGAAAGttcatatcagaacacatacaggtgAGAAACCATTCAGTTGCAAattttgtgactataaatgtagTCAGAAATCTAATTTGAAAttacatatcagaacacatacagatGAAAAACCATTTAGTTGTAActtttgtgactataaatgtgctacTTCAGGCAATTTAAAAGTACATATAAGATCACATACAGATGAAAAACCATTTAGTTGTAActtttgtgactataaatgtgctacTTCAGGCAATTTAAAAGTACATATAAGATCACATACAGATGAAAAACCATTTAGTTGTAACTTTTGTGACTACAAATGTGCTACTTCAGACTATTTGAAAGttcatatcagaacacatacag ATGAAAAACCATTTAGTTGTAACTTTTGTGACTACAAATGTGCTACTTCAGCCCATTTGAAAGTTCATATCAGTACTCATACAGGTGTAAAACCATTGAGTTGCGAattttgtgactataaatgtagTCAGAAATCTAGTTTGAAATTACatctcagaacacatacagaTGAAAAACCATTTAGTTGTAACTTTTGTGACTACAAATATTCTACTTCAGGCAATTTGAAAGTTCATATCAGATCACATACACGTGAAAGACCTTTGGCAATTTGA
- the LOC111045373 gene encoding gastrula zinc finger protein XlCGF57.1-like isoform X2 yields MSVPVKREKQEGGFAELQLTTNNIKQELITSEEAPTTAQMATVVVNSSQEPAPECSTAFAPTDNDFSQQHYLIPGYNLIFIKEEDSQDYISEEVDFGAVKSEAEMWPSISGTANATEVGGLDPHLISPVEKCTEPTVADKETKLYSCADCSYKSPWIYDLKRHIRTHTGETPFSCNFCDYKCATSGNLKVHIRSHTDEKPFSCNFCNYKCAQSSVLKIHIRTHTGVKPFSCEFCDFKCSQKSNLKLHIRTHTDEKPFSCNFCDYKFATSARLKVHIRTHTGEKPFSCKFCDYKCSQKSNLKLHIRTHTDEKPFSCNFCDYKCATSGNLKVHIRSHTDEKPFSCNFCDYKCATSGNLKVHIRSHTDEKPFSCNFCDYKCATSDYLKVHIRTHTGVKPYSCEFCDYKCSQKSSLKLHLRTHTDEKPFSCNFCDYKCATLGNLKRHIRTHTGEEEKH; encoded by the exons ATGGCGACAGTTGTTGTAAATAGCAGCCAAGAACCAGCGCCAGAGTGCAGCACTGCATTCGCTCCAACCGATAATGACTTCAGCCAACAACATTATTTAATCCCTGGCTACAATTTAATATTCATCAAAGAAGAAG attCCCAAGATTACATTTCAGAAGAAGTTGACTTTGGCGCAGTGAAGAGTGAAGCAGAAATGTGGCCTTCTATCAGCGGCACTGCCAATGCAACAGAAGTGGGTGGACTGGATCCACATTTAATCTCTCCAGTGGAAAAGTGCACTGAGCCAACTGTGGCTGACAAAGAGACCAAGCTCTACAGCTGTGCCGACTGCAGCTATAAAAGTCCATGGATTTATGATTTGAAGAGACACATTAGAACACACACTGGGGAAACACCATTCAGTTGTAACTTCTGTGACTACAAATGTGCTACTTCAGGTAATTTGAAAGTACATATCAGATCACATACAG atGAAAAACCATTTAGTTGTAACTTTTGTAACTACAAATGTGCTCAATCAAGTGTTTTGAAGATACAcatcagaacacatactggtGTAAAACCATTCAGTTGCGAATTCTGTGACTTTAAATGTAGTCAGAAATCTAATTTGAAAttacatatcagaacacatacagatGAAAAACCATTTAGTTGTAACTTTTGTGACTACAAATTTGCTACTTCAGCCCGTTTGAAAGttcatatcagaacacatacaggtgAGAAACCATTCAGTTGCAAattttgtgactataaatgtagTCAGAAATCTAATTTGAAAttacatatcagaacacatacagatGAAAAACCATTTAGTTGTAActtttgtgactataaatgtgctacTTCAGGCAATTTAAAAGTACATATAAGATCACATACAGATGAAAAACCATTTAGTTGTAActtttgtgactataaatgtgctacTTCAGGCAATTTAAAAGTACATATAAGATCACATACAGATGAAAAACCATTTAGTTGTAACTTTTGTGACTACAAATGTGCTACTTCAGACTATTTGAAAGttcatatcagaacacatacaggtgTAAAACCATACAGTTGCGAattttgtgactataaatgtagTCAGAAATCTAGTTTAAAATTACATCTCCGAACACATACAGATGAAAAACCATTTAGTTGTAActtttgtgactataaatgtgctacTTTAGGCAATTTGAAGAGGCACATTAGAACACACACTGGGGAAGAGGAAAAACATTAG
- the LOC111045373 gene encoding gastrula zinc finger protein XlCGF57.1-like isoform X5, producing MSVPVKREKQEGGFAELQLTTNNIKQELITSEEAPTTAQMATVVVNSSQEPAPECSTAFAPTDNDFSQQHYLIPGYNLIFIKEEDSQDYISEEVDFGAVKSEAEMWPSISGTANATEVGGLDPHLISPVEKCTEPTVADKETKLYSCADCSYKSPWIYDLKRHIRTHTGETPFSCNFCDYKCATSGNLKVHIRSHTDEKPFSCNFCNYKCAQSSVLKIHIRTHTGVKPFSCEFCDFKCSQKSNLKLHIRTHTDEKPFSCNFCDYKCATSGNLKVHIRSHTDEKPFSCNFCDYKCATSDYLKVHIRTHTDEKPFSCNFCDYKCATSAHLKVHISTHTGVKPLSCEFCDYKCSQKSSLKLHLRTHTDEKPFSCNFCDYKYSTSGNLKVHIRSHTRERPLAI from the exons ATGGCGACAGTTGTTGTAAATAGCAGCCAAGAACCAGCGCCAGAGTGCAGCACTGCATTCGCTCCAACCGATAATGACTTCAGCCAACAACATTATTTAATCCCTGGCTACAATTTAATATTCATCAAAGAAGAAG attCCCAAGATTACATTTCAGAAGAAGTTGACTTTGGCGCAGTGAAGAGTGAAGCAGAAATGTGGCCTTCTATCAGCGGCACTGCCAATGCAACAGAAGTGGGTGGACTGGATCCACATTTAATCTCTCCAGTGGAAAAGTGCACTGAGCCAACTGTGGCTGACAAAGAGACCAAGCTCTACAGCTGTGCCGACTGCAGCTATAAAAGTCCATGGATTTATGATTTGAAGAGACACATTAGAACACACACTGGGGAAACACCATTCAGTTGTAACTTCTGTGACTACAAATGTGCTACTTCAGGTAATTTGAAAGTACATATCAGATCACATACAG atGAAAAACCATTTAGTTGTAACTTTTGTAACTACAAATGTGCTCAATCAAGTGTTTTGAAGATACAcatcagaacacatactggtGTAAAACCATTCAGTTGCGAATTCTGTGACTTTAAATGTAGTCAGAAATCTAATTTGAAAttacatatcagaacac ATACAGATGAAAAACCATTTAGTTGTAActtttgtgactataaatgtgctacTTCAGGCAATTTAAAAGTACATATAAGATCACATACAGATGAAAAACCATTTAGTTGTAACTTTTGTGACTACAAATGTGCTACTTCAGACTATTTGAAAGttcatatcagaacacatacag ATGAAAAACCATTTAGTTGTAACTTTTGTGACTACAAATGTGCTACTTCAGCCCATTTGAAAGTTCATATCAGTACTCATACAGGTGTAAAACCATTGAGTTGCGAattttgtgactataaatgtagTCAGAAATCTAGTTTGAAATTACatctcagaacacatacagaTGAAAAACCATTTAGTTGTAACTTTTGTGACTACAAATATTCTACTTCAGGCAATTTGAAAGTTCATATCAGATCACATACACGTGAAAGACCTTTGGCAATTTGA
- the LOC111045373 gene encoding gastrula zinc finger protein XlCGF57.1-like isoform X1, with the protein MSVPVKREKQEGGFAELQLTTNNIKQELITSEEAPTTAQMATVVVNSSQEPAPECSTAFAPTDNDFSQQHYLIPGYNLIFIKEEDSQDYISEEVDFGAVKSEAEMWPSISGTANATEVGGLDPHLISPVEKCTEPTVADKETKLYSCADCSYKSPWIYDLKRHIRTHTGETPFSCNFCDYKCATSGNLKVHIRSHTDEKPFSCNFCNYKCAQSSVLKIHIRTHTGVKPFSCEFCDFKCSQKSNLKLHIRTHTDEKPFSCNFCDYKFATSARLKVHIRTHTGEKPFSCKFCDYKCSQKSNLKLHIRTHTDEKPFSCNFCDYKCATSGNLKVHIRSHTDEKPFSCNFCDYKCATSGNLKVHIRSHTDEKPFSCNFCDYKCATSDYLKVHIRTHTDEKPFSCNFCDYKCATSAHLKVHISTHTGVKPLSCEFCDYKCSQKSSLKLHLRTHTDEKPFSCNFCDYKYSTSGNLKVHIRSHTRERPLAI; encoded by the exons ATGGCGACAGTTGTTGTAAATAGCAGCCAAGAACCAGCGCCAGAGTGCAGCACTGCATTCGCTCCAACCGATAATGACTTCAGCCAACAACATTATTTAATCCCTGGCTACAATTTAATATTCATCAAAGAAGAAG attCCCAAGATTACATTTCAGAAGAAGTTGACTTTGGCGCAGTGAAGAGTGAAGCAGAAATGTGGCCTTCTATCAGCGGCACTGCCAATGCAACAGAAGTGGGTGGACTGGATCCACATTTAATCTCTCCAGTGGAAAAGTGCACTGAGCCAACTGTGGCTGACAAAGAGACCAAGCTCTACAGCTGTGCCGACTGCAGCTATAAAAGTCCATGGATTTATGATTTGAAGAGACACATTAGAACACACACTGGGGAAACACCATTCAGTTGTAACTTCTGTGACTACAAATGTGCTACTTCAGGTAATTTGAAAGTACATATCAGATCACATACAG atGAAAAACCATTTAGTTGTAACTTTTGTAACTACAAATGTGCTCAATCAAGTGTTTTGAAGATACAcatcagaacacatactggtGTAAAACCATTCAGTTGCGAATTCTGTGACTTTAAATGTAGTCAGAAATCTAATTTGAAAttacatatcagaacacatacagatGAAAAACCATTTAGTTGTAACTTTTGTGACTACAAATTTGCTACTTCAGCCCGTTTGAAAGttcatatcagaacacatacaggtgAGAAACCATTCAGTTGCAAattttgtgactataaatgtagTCAGAAATCTAATTTGAAAttacatatcagaacacatacagatGAAAAACCATTTAGTTGTAActtttgtgactataaatgtgctacTTCAGGCAATTTAAAAGTACATATAAGATCACATACAGATGAAAAACCATTTAGTTGTAActtttgtgactataaatgtgctacTTCAGGCAATTTAAAAGTACATATAAGATCACATACAGATGAAAAACCATTTAGTTGTAACTTTTGTGACTACAAATGTGCTACTTCAGACTATTTGAAAGttcatatcagaacacatacag ATGAAAAACCATTTAGTTGTAACTTTTGTGACTACAAATGTGCTACTTCAGCCCATTTGAAAGTTCATATCAGTACTCATACAGGTGTAAAACCATTGAGTTGCGAattttgtgactataaatgtagTCAGAAATCTAGTTTGAAATTACatctcagaacacatacagaTGAAAAACCATTTAGTTGTAACTTTTGTGACTACAAATATTCTACTTCAGGCAATTTGAAAGTTCATATCAGATCACATACACGTGAAAGACCTTTGGCAATTTGA
- the LOC111045373 gene encoding zinc finger protein OZF-like isoform X4: MSVPVKREKQEGGFAELQLTTNNIKQELITSEEAPTTAQMATVVVNSSQEPAPECSTAFAPTDNDFSQQHYLIPGYNLIFIKEEDSQDYISEEVDFGAVKSEAEMWPSISGTANATEVGGLDPHLISPVEKCTEPTVADKETKLYSCADCSYKSPWIYDLKRHIRTHTGETPFSCNFCDYKCATSGNLKVHIRSHTDEKPFSCNFCNYKCAQSSVLKIHIRTHTGVKPFSCEFCDFKCSQKSNLKLHIRTHTDEKPFSCNFCDYKFATSARLKVHIRTHTGEKPFSCKFCDYKCSQKSNLKLHIRTHTDEKPFSCNFCDYKCATSGNLKVHIRSHTDEKPFSCNFCDYKCATSAHLKVHISTHTGVKPLSCEFCDYKCSQKSSLKLHLRTHTDEKPFSCNFCDYKYSTSGNLKVHIRSHTRERPLAI; encoded by the exons ATGGCGACAGTTGTTGTAAATAGCAGCCAAGAACCAGCGCCAGAGTGCAGCACTGCATTCGCTCCAACCGATAATGACTTCAGCCAACAACATTATTTAATCCCTGGCTACAATTTAATATTCATCAAAGAAGAAG attCCCAAGATTACATTTCAGAAGAAGTTGACTTTGGCGCAGTGAAGAGTGAAGCAGAAATGTGGCCTTCTATCAGCGGCACTGCCAATGCAACAGAAGTGGGTGGACTGGATCCACATTTAATCTCTCCAGTGGAAAAGTGCACTGAGCCAACTGTGGCTGACAAAGAGACCAAGCTCTACAGCTGTGCCGACTGCAGCTATAAAAGTCCATGGATTTATGATTTGAAGAGACACATTAGAACACACACTGGGGAAACACCATTCAGTTGTAACTTCTGTGACTACAAATGTGCTACTTCAGGTAATTTGAAAGTACATATCAGATCACATACAG atGAAAAACCATTTAGTTGTAACTTTTGTAACTACAAATGTGCTCAATCAAGTGTTTTGAAGATACAcatcagaacacatactggtGTAAAACCATTCAGTTGCGAATTCTGTGACTTTAAATGTAGTCAGAAATCTAATTTGAAAttacatatcagaacacatacagatGAAAAACCATTTAGTTGTAACTTTTGTGACTACAAATTTGCTACTTCAGCCCGTTTGAAAGttcatatcagaacacatacaggtgAGAAACCATTCAGTTGCAAattttgtgactataaatgtagTCAGAAATCTAATTTGAAAttacatatcagaacacatacagatGAAAAACCATTTAGTTGTAActtttgtgactataaatgtgctacTTCAGGCAATTTAAAAGTACATATAAGATCAC ATACAGATGAAAAACCATTTAGTTGTAACTTTTGTGACTACAAATGTGCTACTTCAGCCCATTTGAAAGTTCATATCAGTACTCATACAGGTGTAAAACCATTGAGTTGCGAattttgtgactataaatgtagTCAGAAATCTAGTTTGAAATTACatctcagaacacatacagaTGAAAAACCATTTAGTTGTAACTTTTGTGACTACAAATATTCTACTTCAGGCAATTTGAAAGTTCATATCAGATCACATACACGTGAAAGACCTTTGGCAATTTGA